One window of Calonectris borealis chromosome 28, bCalBor7.hap1.2, whole genome shotgun sequence genomic DNA carries:
- the SEMA6B gene encoding semaphorin-6B yields the protein MPGDTMGPPPHVPLVLLLLLAVERMARGTFPEEPGPIAVAPEDYVKHYTVFLGHGTSRPAGPEGGGTQRLNIQRILKVNRTLFIGDRDNVYRVSLEPTGAGEMRYHRKLTWRSNQHDISICRMKGKHEAECRNFVKVLLVRNESLLFVCGTNAFNPVCANYSMDTLEPIGDNISGMARCPYDPKHANVALFTGGMLFTATVTDFLAIDAVIYRSLGDSPTLRTVKHDSKWFKEPYFVHAVEWRSHVYFFFREIAMEFNYLEKVVVSRVARVCKNDMGGSQRVLEKQWTSFLKARLNCSVPGDSHFYFNVIQAVTDILELDGRPVVLAVFSTPANSIPGSAVCAFDMTQVAAVFEGRFREQKSPESIWTPVPEDMVPKPRPGCCASPGMRYNSSSTFPDEILNFVKTHPLMDDAVPSLGNAPWILRTMSRYQLRKIVVDNAAGPWGNHTVVFLGSSTGTILKFLIQPNASASPAPTAPGSQSVFLEEFETYHPGRCGRDTEDERRLLGLELDKAAGSLLLAFPPCVARVPVARCQQHSGCMKNCLGSRDPYCGWTPEGSCIFLEPSPRVAFEQDIAGGSTSHLGECEGLVTESFVDEPDGLVSVNLLVISSVAAFVIGAVISGFSVCWFIGHRDRKELARRKDKETILAHSESVVSVSRLGERRARGGQPGALLAPLMPNGWPKELGKVTQHDLDSGVLPTPEQTPLQQKRCPGALQNCTWEQSHNIINAALRDPGGSGTSATGASRLHAGSSRPARGIPLSCHAILVDQELEAELSDSSGDGHWGRDPQEGPHTRQHPPADTRRPPRSSYGDFAGTPHPSPDRRRVVSAPGGEGGDFTEGPPWHPEQLNFNANNGTGRPGAHLKRNHTFNSGEVPAGDYGRHGTAPRAPGTGPPRALTDLHHLLRYGMERTPSGK from the exons ATGCCAGGGGACACCATGGGGccacccccccacgtccccctcgtcctgctgctcctgctcgcAGTGGAGAGGATGGCCCGTGGCACCTTCCCCGAGGAGCCCGGCCCCATCGCCGTGGCCCCCGAGGACT ACGTGAAGCACTACACCGTCTTCCTGGGCCACGGGACGAGCCGCCCGGCTGGCCCCGAGGGTGGGGGGACCCAGCGCCTCAACATCCAGCGCATCCTCAAGGTCAACCGGACCCTCTTCATCGGGGACAG GGACAATGTCTACCGCGTGAGCCTGGAGCCCACCGGTGCCGGTGAGATGCGCTACCACCGG AAGCTGACATGGCGCTCGAACCAGCACGACATCAGCATCTGCCggatgaaggggaaacacgag GCAGAGTGCCGTAACTTCGTCAAggtgctgctggtgcggaacGAGAGCCTGCTCTTCGTCTGCGGCACCAACGCCTTCAACCCCGTCTGCGCCAACTACAGC ATGGACACGCTGGAGCCCATCGGGGACAATATCAGCGGCATGGCCCGGTGTCCCTACGACCCCAAGCACGCCAACGTGGCCCTCTTCACAG GGGGGATGCTCTTCACCGCCACGGTGACAGACTTCCTGGCCATCGATGCCGTCATCTACCGCAGCCTGGGGGACAGCCCAACCCTCCGCACCGTCAAACACGACTCCAAATGGTTCAAAG AGCCCTACTTCGTACACGCCGTGGAATGGAGGAGCCACGTCTACTTCTTCTTCCGGGAGATTGCCATGGAGTTCAACTATCTGGAGAAG GTGGTGGTGTCCCGGGTGGCCCGGGTGTGCAAGAACGACATGGGGGGCTCGCAGCGGGTGCTGGAGAAGCAGTGGACCTCCTTCCTCAAGGCCCGGCTCAACTGCTCCGTGCCGGGCGACTCGCACTTCTACTTCAACGTCATCCAAGCCGTGACGGACATCTTGGAGCTGGACGGGCGCCCCGTGGTGCTGGCTGTCTTCTCCACGCCTGCCAACAG CATCCCTGGCTCAGCCGTCTGTGCCTTTGACATGACCCAAGTTGCCGCCGTCTTCGAGGGACGTTTCCGGGAGCAGAAATCGCCCGAATCCATCTGGACACCCGTGCCCGAGGACATGGTGCCAAAGCCCCG GCCCGGGTGCTGCGCGTCCCCGGGGATGCGCTACAACTCCTCCAGCACCTTCCCCGACGAGATCCTCAACTTCGTCAAGACGCACCCACTGATGGATGACGCGGTGCCGTCCCTGGGCAACGCGCCCTGGATCCTCCGCACCATGAGCCG GTACCAGCTCCGCAAGATTGTGGTCGACAACGCAGCGGGGCCATGGGGCAACCACACCGTGGTCTTCCTGGGCTCCAGCACGGGCACCATCCTCAAGTTCCTCATCCAGCCCAATGCCAGCGCCAGCCCTGCGCCCACCGCCCCCGGCAGCCAGAGCGTCTTCCTGGAGGAGTTTGAGACCTACCACCccgggag GTGTGGCCGGGACACGGAGGACGAGCGACggctcctggggctggagctggacaAGGCAGCGGGGTCCCTGCTGCTGGCCTTCCCACCGTGCGTGGCCAGGGTGCCCGTGGCTCGCTGCCAGCAGCACTCAGGCTGCATGAA GAACTGTCTCGGGAGCCGGGATCCCTACTGCGGCTGGACGCCTGAGGGCTCCTGCATCTTCCTGGAGCCCAGCCCCAG GGTGGCCTTCGAGCAGGACATCGCTGGTGGCAGCACGTCCCACCTGGGCGAGTGCGAGG GGCTGGTGACGGAGAGTTTCGTGGATGAGCCGGATGGGCTGGTATCGGTGAACCTGTTGGTGATCTCCTCTGTAGCTGCCTTCGTCATCGGCGCCGTCATCTCCGGCTTCAGCGTCTGCTGGTTCATCGGCCACCGGGACCGCAAGGAGCTGGCGCGCCGCAAGGACAAGGAGACCATCCTGGCGCACAGCGAGTCAGTGGTGAGCGTCAGCCGACTGGGCGAGCGGCGGGCGCGCGGCGGGCAACCCGGCGCCTTGCTGGCCCCGCTCATGCCCAACGGTTGGCCCAAGGAATTGGGGAAGGTCACCCAACACGACCTGGACTCGGGGGTCCTGCCCACGCCGGAGCAGACCCCGTTGCAGCAGAAACGCTGTCCCGGCGCTCTCCAAAACTGCACCTGGGAGCAGAGTCATAACATCATCAACGCCGCTTTGCGGGACCCCGGCGGATCCGGCACTAGCGCCACCGGTGCCAGTCGGTTGCACGCCGGCTCCAGCCGCCCGGCTCGTGGCATCCCCCTCTCCTGCCACGCCATCCTGGTGGACCAGGAGCTGGAGGCCGAACTCAGCGACTCCTCGGGTGACGGGCATTGGGGTCGGGATCCCCAGGAGGGTCCCCACACCCGGCAGCACCCACCCGCCGACACCCGCCGTCCACCCCGCAGCTCCTACGGCGACTTCGCCGGCACGCCGCACCCCAGCCCCGATCGCCGACGGGTGGTTTCGGcacccggcggggaggggggagacttTACTGAGGGGCCaccctggcaccccgagcagctGAACTTCAACGCCAACAATGGCACAGGCCGCCCTGGTGCCCACCTCAAGAGGAACCACACGTTCAACAGCGGCGAGGTGCCAGCGGGTGATTATGGGCGACACGGCACGGCACCCCGGGCACCCGGCACCGGGCCCCCGCGGGCGCTGACGGACCTGCACCACCTCCTGCGCTATGGCATGGAGCGGACTCCCTCGGGAAAATAG
- the LRG1 gene encoding leucine-rich alpha-2-glycoprotein has protein sequence MMPPSRILPPLLLLLLVLPLGPAAPCSPQPNATRFVCTEPTLSTFPSGLPPTTLAISVEFTVLATLLPPALAGLPRLQELHLSSNRLATLPEALLRPVPTLRVLDLTDNLLADLPAGIFTGTGHLRHLVLQGNRLRVLQPAWFRHLLHLCWLNLAANALAEVPPEVFRPLHSLRSLDLSHNRLASLAPGALAGLRALERLDLEGNRLGTLPPATFAPTPALRLLFLPDNELRALPAGIFVPLRHLRVLDLARNRLRALELPPRPPGPTLDLDISGNPWVCECPLLALLRRVAPRLTAARDTLCASPTHYRGQEVAAVSWAGDTGCEPKGDGQHLPDP, from the coding sequence ATGATGCCACCGAGCCGGATCctgccaccgctgctgctgctgctgctggtgctgccacTCGGCCCTGCTGCGCCGTGCTCCCCCCAACCCAACGCCACCCGTTTCGTCTGCACGGAGCCCACTCTGAGCACCTTCCCCTCTGGGCTGCCCCCCACCACCCTGGCCATCTCGGTAGAGTTCACGGTGCTGgccaccctcctccccccagccctggccgggctgccccggctgcaggAGCTCCACCTCTCCTCCAACCGCCTCGCCACCCTACCCGAAGCCCTCCTGCGCCCCGTGCCCACCCTGCGCGTCCTCGACCTGACGGACAACCTTCTGGCCGACCTCCCCGCCGGCATCTTCACCGGCACCGGCCACCTCCGGCACTTGGTGCTGCAGGGGAACCGGCTGCGGGTGCTGCAGCCCGCATGGTTCCGGCACCTTCTCCACCTGTGCTGGCTCAACCTGGCTGCCAACGCGTTGGCGGAGGTGCCGCCGGAGGTTTTCCGCCCGCTGCATTCCCTACGTAGCCTGGATCTGTCCCACAACCGCCTGGCATCCCTGGCGCCGGGCGCGCTGGCCGGGCTGCGGGCGCTGGAACGGCTCGACCTGGAGGGGAACCGGCTGGGCACGCTGCCTCCCGCCACCTTCGCGCCCACGCCCGCCCtgcgcctcctcttcctcccagatAATGAGCTGCGGGCGCTGCCCGCTGGCATCTTCGTCCCCCTGCGCCATCTCCGCGTCCTTGACCTGGCGCGTAACCGGCTGCGGGCGCTGGAGctgcctccccggccccccggccccacgcTGGACCTCGATATCTCGGGCAACCCCTGGGTCTGCGAGTGTCCACTGCTGGCGCTGCTGCGGCGGGTGGCCCCGCGGCTCACTGCCGCCCGCGACACCCTCTGCGCCAGCCCCACGCACTACCGGGGACAGGAGGTGGCCGCCGTGAGTTGGGCTGGGGACACAGGCTGTGAGCCCAAGGGGGACGGGCAGCACCTGCCAGACCCCTAG
- the LOC142093804 gene encoding perilipin-3-like isoform X1, translating to MGFSHCRGPCRAQPPMAPQDLSLPCSRRCHVSQKHCTGRGPAGAEGRGARRALGGLRALLGALAHHHCPGQSVVSRVASLSLVSCACGAVSTAYTSTKESHPYVKFICATAEKGVKTLTAAAVSGAQPILTKLEPQISTANEYACKGLDKLEEKLPILQQPPERVMAGTRELVSSTVSGAVGLARGTVQGGVERTRSALSTGVSTMVGSRVGQLLAMGVDTVLGKSEELVERYLPGMDEELAAAAGVEVASPERQRRWQSYFVRVGSLSAKLRHRALQRSLGELQQARHSTQRVLAQLHRIFELIEQGWQGVDGPLYGARQHLHHMWLEWSQQDAVPMEDTKVEARTLAMLRGLLRQLHAACTRLATSARGLPSSMQETAGHVRHGVEGVQVSLSHARSFHDLSGLVLAQSRETVMRAQLSIDELLEYVGQHAPLPWLVGPFAPALVEYPEDVPIEMAKWEGCVTVGGTHRVPLPRGSAASTEPRHGQNGGVPAHPQQRTPSETG from the exons atggggttcAGCCACTGCAGGGGTCCATGCCGAGCTCAGCCACCCATGGCACCCCAGgatctttctcttccctgcagccGCCGCTGCCATGTCAGCCAAAAACACTGCACCGGCAGAGGACCAGCAGGAGCTGAAGGTAGGGGTGCAaggagggctttgggggggctgcgggcattGCTGGGGGCCCTGGCTCACCATCATTGCCCCGGGCAGAGCGTGGTGAGCCGGGTGGCCAGCCTGTCCCTGGTGAGCTGTGCCTGCGGTGCCGTCTCCACGGCGTACACCTCCACCAAGGAGAGCCACCCCTACGTCAAGTTCATCTGCGCCACTGCCGAAAAGGGGGTGAAGACGCTGACGGCGGCGGCGGTCAGCGGGGCCCAGCCCATCCTCACCAAGCTGGAGCCGCAga TTTCCACCGCCAACGAATACGCCTGCAAGGGGCTGGATaagctggaggagaagctgcCCATCCTGCAGCAGCCCCCGGAGAGG GTGATGGCAGGGACCAGGGAGCTGGTGTCGTCCACTGTGAGCGGTGCGGTGGGGCTGGCCCGCGGCACGGTGCAGGGCGGCGTGGAGAGGACGCGCTCGGCGCTGAGCACTGGCGTCAGCACCATGGTGGGCTCCCGCGTGGGCCAGCTGCTGGCCATGGGGGTGGACACAGTGCTGGGGAAGTCGGAGGAGCTGGTGGAGCGATACCTGCCCGGGATGGACGAGGAGCTGG cggcagcagcgggTGTCGAGGTGGCCTCACCAGAGCGGCAGAGACGGTGGCAGAGCTACTTTGTCCGCGTGGGCTCGCTCTCAGCCAAGCTGCGGCACCGAGCCCTGCAGCGCTCGCTGGGTGAGCTGCAGCAGGCACGGCACAGCACCCAGCGGGTCCTGGCCCAGCTCCACCGCATCTTTGAGCTG ATCGAGCAGGGGTGGCAGGGTGTGGATGGGCCATTGTACGGTGCCCGACAGCATCTCCACCACATGTGGCTGGAGTGGAGCCAACAGGATGCTGTGCCCATGGAGGACACCAAG GTGGAGGCGCGGACGCTGGCCATGCTGCGTGGGCTCCTGCGCCAGCTCCATGCTGCCTGCACCCGCCTGGCCACCAGCGCCCGGGGTTTACCCAGCAGCATGCAGGAGACGGCTGGACATGTCCGGCACGGCGTGGAGGGCGTGCAGGTTTCCCTCTCCCATGCCCGCTCCTTCCACGACCTGTCGGGTTTGGTGCTGGCGCAGAGCCGGGAGACGGTGATGCGGGCACAGTTGAGCATCGACGAGCTGCTGGAGTACGTGGGACAGCACGCGCCCCTGCCTTGGCTGGTGGGACCCTTCGCCCCCGCCCTGGTGGAGTATCCGGAGGATGTCCCCATAGAGATGGCCAAATGGGAGGGTTGCGTCACCGTGGGGGGAACGCACCGGGTGCCACTCCCCCGCGGCTCTGCAGCCAGCACTGAGCCCCGGCACGGCCAAAATGGGGGAGTGCCCGCCCACCCGCAGCAGCGAACCCCTTCGGAGACAGGGTGA
- the LOC142093804 gene encoding perilipin-3-like isoform X3, producing MSAKNTAPAEDQQELKSVVSRVASLSLVSCACGAVSTAYTSTKESHPYVKFICATAEKGVKTLTAAAVSGAQPILTKLEPQISTANEYACKGLDKLEEKLPILQQPPERVMAGTRELVSSTVSGAVGLARGTVQGGVERTRSALSTGVSTMVGSRVGQLLAMGVDTVLGKSEELVERYLPGMDEELAAAAGVEVASPERQRRWQSYFVRVGSLSAKLRHRALQRSLGELQQARHSTQRVLAQLHRIFELIEQGWQGVDGPLYGARQHLHHMWLEWSQQDAVPMEDTKVEARTLAMLRGLLRQLHAACTRLATSARGLPSSMQETAGHVRHGVEGVQVSLSHARSFHDLSGLVLAQSRETVMRAQLSIDELLEYVGQHAPLPWLVGPFAPALVEYPEDVPIEMAKWEGCVTVGGTHRVPLPRGSAASTEPRHGQNGGVPAHPQQRTPSETG from the exons ATGTCAGCCAAAAACACTGCACCGGCAGAGGACCAGCAGGAGCTGAAG AGCGTGGTGAGCCGGGTGGCCAGCCTGTCCCTGGTGAGCTGTGCCTGCGGTGCCGTCTCCACGGCGTACACCTCCACCAAGGAGAGCCACCCCTACGTCAAGTTCATCTGCGCCACTGCCGAAAAGGGGGTGAAGACGCTGACGGCGGCGGCGGTCAGCGGGGCCCAGCCCATCCTCACCAAGCTGGAGCCGCAga TTTCCACCGCCAACGAATACGCCTGCAAGGGGCTGGATaagctggaggagaagctgcCCATCCTGCAGCAGCCCCCGGAGAGG GTGATGGCAGGGACCAGGGAGCTGGTGTCGTCCACTGTGAGCGGTGCGGTGGGGCTGGCCCGCGGCACGGTGCAGGGCGGCGTGGAGAGGACGCGCTCGGCGCTGAGCACTGGCGTCAGCACCATGGTGGGCTCCCGCGTGGGCCAGCTGCTGGCCATGGGGGTGGACACAGTGCTGGGGAAGTCGGAGGAGCTGGTGGAGCGATACCTGCCCGGGATGGACGAGGAGCTGG cggcagcagcgggTGTCGAGGTGGCCTCACCAGAGCGGCAGAGACGGTGGCAGAGCTACTTTGTCCGCGTGGGCTCGCTCTCAGCCAAGCTGCGGCACCGAGCCCTGCAGCGCTCGCTGGGTGAGCTGCAGCAGGCACGGCACAGCACCCAGCGGGTCCTGGCCCAGCTCCACCGCATCTTTGAGCTG ATCGAGCAGGGGTGGCAGGGTGTGGATGGGCCATTGTACGGTGCCCGACAGCATCTCCACCACATGTGGCTGGAGTGGAGCCAACAGGATGCTGTGCCCATGGAGGACACCAAG GTGGAGGCGCGGACGCTGGCCATGCTGCGTGGGCTCCTGCGCCAGCTCCATGCTGCCTGCACCCGCCTGGCCACCAGCGCCCGGGGTTTACCCAGCAGCATGCAGGAGACGGCTGGACATGTCCGGCACGGCGTGGAGGGCGTGCAGGTTTCCCTCTCCCATGCCCGCTCCTTCCACGACCTGTCGGGTTTGGTGCTGGCGCAGAGCCGGGAGACGGTGATGCGGGCACAGTTGAGCATCGACGAGCTGCTGGAGTACGTGGGACAGCACGCGCCCCTGCCTTGGCTGGTGGGACCCTTCGCCCCCGCCCTGGTGGAGTATCCGGAGGATGTCCCCATAGAGATGGCCAAATGGGAGGGTTGCGTCACCGTGGGGGGAACGCACCGGGTGCCACTCCCCCGCGGCTCTGCAGCCAGCACTGAGCCCCGGCACGGCCAAAATGGGGGAGTGCCCGCCCACCCGCAGCAGCGAACCCCTTCGGAGACAGGGTGA
- the LOC142093804 gene encoding perilipin-3-like isoform X2 gives MSAKNTAPAEDQQELKSVVSRVASLSLVSCACGAVSTAYTSTKESHPYVKFICATAEKGVKTLTAAAVSGAQPILTKLEPQISTANEYACKGLDKLEEKLPILQQPPERVMAGTRELVSSTVSGAVGLARGTVQGGVERTRSALSTGVSTMVGSRVGQLLAMGVDTVLGKSEELVERYLPGMDEELAAAAGVEVASPERQRRWQSYFVRVGSLSAKLRHRALQRSLGELQQARHSTQRVLAQLHRIFELVRMRWGPCQPHPSPAPPSVLPPRCLFPQIEQGWQGVDGPLYGARQHLHHMWLEWSQQDAVPMEDTKVEARTLAMLRGLLRQLHAACTRLATSARGLPSSMQETAGHVRHGVEGVQVSLSHARSFHDLSGLVLAQSRETVMRAQLSIDELLEYVGQHAPLPWLVGPFAPALVEYPEDVPIEMAKWEGCVTVGGTHRVPLPRGSAASTEPRHGQNGGVPAHPQQRTPSETG, from the exons ATGTCAGCCAAAAACACTGCACCGGCAGAGGACCAGCAGGAGCTGAAG AGCGTGGTGAGCCGGGTGGCCAGCCTGTCCCTGGTGAGCTGTGCCTGCGGTGCCGTCTCCACGGCGTACACCTCCACCAAGGAGAGCCACCCCTACGTCAAGTTCATCTGCGCCACTGCCGAAAAGGGGGTGAAGACGCTGACGGCGGCGGCGGTCAGCGGGGCCCAGCCCATCCTCACCAAGCTGGAGCCGCAga TTTCCACCGCCAACGAATACGCCTGCAAGGGGCTGGATaagctggaggagaagctgcCCATCCTGCAGCAGCCCCCGGAGAGG GTGATGGCAGGGACCAGGGAGCTGGTGTCGTCCACTGTGAGCGGTGCGGTGGGGCTGGCCCGCGGCACGGTGCAGGGCGGCGTGGAGAGGACGCGCTCGGCGCTGAGCACTGGCGTCAGCACCATGGTGGGCTCCCGCGTGGGCCAGCTGCTGGCCATGGGGGTGGACACAGTGCTGGGGAAGTCGGAGGAGCTGGTGGAGCGATACCTGCCCGGGATGGACGAGGAGCTGG cggcagcagcgggTGTCGAGGTGGCCTCACCAGAGCGGCAGAGACGGTGGCAGAGCTACTTTGTCCGCGTGGGCTCGCTCTCAGCCAAGCTGCGGCACCGAGCCCTGCAGCGCTCGCTGGGTGAGCTGCAGCAGGCACGGCACAGCACCCAGCGGGTCCTGGCCCAGCTCCACCGCATCTTTGAGCTGGTAAGGATGCGGTGGGGACcgtgccagccccatcccagcccgGCACCCCCCAGTGTGCTCCCACCTCGCTGTCTGTTCCCCCAGATCGAGCAGGGGTGGCAGGGTGTGGATGGGCCATTGTACGGTGCCCGACAGCATCTCCACCACATGTGGCTGGAGTGGAGCCAACAGGATGCTGTGCCCATGGAGGACACCAAG GTGGAGGCGCGGACGCTGGCCATGCTGCGTGGGCTCCTGCGCCAGCTCCATGCTGCCTGCACCCGCCTGGCCACCAGCGCCCGGGGTTTACCCAGCAGCATGCAGGAGACGGCTGGACATGTCCGGCACGGCGTGGAGGGCGTGCAGGTTTCCCTCTCCCATGCCCGCTCCTTCCACGACCTGTCGGGTTTGGTGCTGGCGCAGAGCCGGGAGACGGTGATGCGGGCACAGTTGAGCATCGACGAGCTGCTGGAGTACGTGGGACAGCACGCGCCCCTGCCTTGGCTGGTGGGACCCTTCGCCCCCGCCCTGGTGGAGTATCCGGAGGATGTCCCCATAGAGATGGCCAAATGGGAGGGTTGCGTCACCGTGGGGGGAACGCACCGGGTGCCACTCCCCCGCGGCTCTGCAGCCAGCACTGAGCCCCGGCACGGCCAAAATGGGGGAGTGCCCGCCCACCCGCAGCAGCGAACCCCTTCGGAGACAGGGTGA